From one Streptomyces sp. Q6 genomic stretch:
- a CDS encoding TIGR03086 family metal-binding protein: protein MSDATVDIGPQARIVARLAHGVREDQLDLPTPCPDYAVRHLLGHVAGLAVALRGAALKETGERTATDPGSALPDLAPDWRCTLPGTLDALARAWEDPAAWEGMTQAGGLDLPGSVAGLVTADELVVHGWDLARATGQDYTADEPALGAAHALLSPSEEGPDGLFGPVVPVPDEAPFLDRVIGLSGRDPHWKP from the coding sequence ATGAGTGACGCGACAGTGGACATCGGCCCGCAGGCCCGCATCGTGGCACGCCTCGCCCACGGCGTGCGCGAGGACCAGCTGGACCTGCCCACCCCCTGCCCCGACTACGCGGTACGCCATCTCCTCGGGCACGTCGCGGGGCTCGCCGTCGCCCTGCGCGGTGCCGCGCTCAAGGAGACCGGGGAGCGGACCGCGACCGACCCCGGCAGCGCGCTGCCCGACCTCGCGCCCGACTGGCGCTGCACCCTGCCCGGCACCCTGGACGCGCTCGCCCGCGCCTGGGAGGACCCCGCGGCCTGGGAAGGCATGACGCAGGCGGGCGGCCTCGACCTGCCCGGTTCCGTCGCCGGCCTGGTCACCGCCGACGAACTCGTCGTCCACGGCTGGGACCTCGCCCGCGCGACGGGCCAGGACTACACCGCCGACGAGCCCGCGCTGGGGGCCGCCCACGCGCTGCTCTCCCCGTCCGAGGAGGGGCCCGACGGACTGTTCGGCCCGGTCGTACCGGTCCCGGACGAGGCCCCGTTCCTCGACCGGGTCATCGGGCTGAGCGGCCGCGACCCGCACTGGAAGCCGTAG
- a CDS encoding NAD(P)-dependent oxidoreductase, protein MSAAPSGPRTILLTGAAGGLGTLMRELLPRHGYALRLLDVRPVEGAPDAIVADLNDTEALREAVRGVDGVLHLAGISLESTFDKILESNIKGTYQLYEAVRAEAASRADGTAPRVVFASSNHAIGYTPRPRVEDGDPLVPVGTPRRPDTFYGLSKSFGEDLAQFYWDKHGLETVSVRIGSCFKEPTDVRMMSVWMSPADGARLFHAALSARDVGHTVVYGSSANTRLWWDLSTARALGYEPQDDSEEYAEKLLAEFGPLSDTDPAHLHMGGRFVNDPPVWPY, encoded by the coding sequence ATGTCAGCAGCCCCCTCTGGGCCTCGCACGATCCTGCTCACCGGCGCCGCCGGCGGCCTCGGCACCCTGATGCGTGAGCTGCTGCCCCGGCACGGCTACGCGCTCCGGCTGCTCGACGTGCGCCCGGTCGAGGGCGCGCCGGACGCCATCGTCGCCGACCTCAACGACACGGAGGCGCTGCGCGAGGCCGTGCGCGGCGTCGACGGCGTACTGCACCTGGCCGGGATCTCCCTGGAGTCGACGTTCGACAAGATCCTGGAGTCGAACATCAAGGGGACCTACCAGCTGTACGAGGCGGTGCGCGCGGAGGCCGCCTCGCGCGCGGACGGCACGGCGCCCCGGGTCGTCTTCGCCTCCTCCAACCACGCGATCGGCTACACGCCGCGCCCGCGCGTGGAGGACGGCGACCCGCTCGTCCCGGTCGGGACGCCGCGCCGCCCCGACACCTTCTACGGCCTGTCGAAGTCGTTCGGCGAGGATCTCGCCCAGTTCTACTGGGACAAGCACGGCCTGGAGACGGTCTCGGTCCGCATCGGCTCCTGCTTCAAGGAGCCCACCGACGTCCGCATGATGTCGGTGTGGATGAGCCCGGCCGACGGCGCCCGCCTCTTCCACGCGGCGCTGAGCGCGCGGGACGTGGGCCACACCGTCGTCTACGGCTCGTCCGCCAACACCCGCCTGTGGTGGGACCTTTCGACCGCCCGCGCCCTCGGCTACGAGCCGCAGGACGACTCGGAGGAGTACGCGGAGAAGCTCCTCGCCGAGTTCGGCCCGCTCAGCGACACCGACCCGGCGCACCTCCACATGGGCGGCCGCTTCGTCAACGATCCGCCGGTCTGGCCGTACTGA
- a CDS encoding amidohydrolase, whose amino-acid sequence MAQPQVQSVIDGLAGIRDDLAAFYRDLHRHPELSLQETRTAGLLARRLRDAGCDEVVEGVGTTGVVGVLRNGEGPVVMLRADFDALPVEEKTGLPYASTERGVDQDGRDVPVMHACGHDMHATCLVGAATLFARARDAWSGTLLIVFQPAEELVVGAQGMIDDGLFERFPVPGIVLGQHVGPLPAGFLAYGTGPVMAASDSLHVTLHGRGGHGSRPESTVDPVVMAAHVVTRLQGIVAREVPPAEPAVVTVGRLQAGTKDNVIPDSAELGINIRTYTPQIRDLVRTAVERVVRAESAAGGAVAEPDLTWSGAAPALVSDPAATETTVAAFAGHFGEQRIRTLPLVTASEDVGLFGEVLKVPTVFWFWGGLDPEPTVAAFLAGRVDDLPGNHSPHFAPVVEPTLSTGVEALVVAAHTWLSR is encoded by the coding sequence ATGGCGCAGCCGCAGGTGCAGTCGGTGATCGACGGACTCGCGGGCATCCGCGACGATCTCGCCGCGTTCTACCGGGACCTGCACCGGCATCCGGAGCTGTCCCTCCAGGAGACCCGCACCGCCGGCCTGCTGGCCCGACGGCTGCGCGACGCCGGCTGCGACGAGGTCGTCGAGGGCGTCGGCACCACCGGCGTCGTCGGCGTCCTGCGCAACGGCGAGGGGCCCGTGGTCATGCTCCGCGCCGACTTCGACGCGCTGCCCGTCGAGGAGAAGACCGGACTGCCCTACGCGTCCACGGAGCGCGGCGTCGACCAGGACGGCCGCGACGTCCCCGTCATGCACGCCTGCGGCCACGACATGCACGCCACCTGCCTCGTCGGCGCGGCCACCCTGTTCGCACGGGCCCGCGACGCCTGGTCCGGCACGCTCCTGATCGTCTTCCAGCCCGCCGAGGAACTCGTCGTCGGCGCCCAGGGGATGATCGACGACGGCCTCTTCGAGCGGTTCCCCGTGCCCGGCATCGTCCTCGGCCAGCACGTCGGCCCGCTGCCCGCCGGGTTCCTCGCGTACGGCACCGGACCGGTCATGGCGGCCTCCGACTCGCTGCACGTCACCCTGCACGGGCGCGGCGGCCACGGCTCACGCCCGGAGTCGACCGTCGACCCGGTCGTGATGGCCGCGCACGTCGTGACCCGGCTCCAGGGCATCGTCGCCCGCGAGGTCCCCCCGGCCGAGCCCGCCGTCGTCACCGTCGGGCGGCTCCAGGCGGGCACCAAGGACAACGTCATTCCCGACAGCGCCGAGCTCGGGATCAACATCCGTACGTACACCCCGCAGATCCGCGACCTGGTCCGCACCGCCGTCGAGCGCGTCGTACGCGCCGAGTCGGCGGCCGGCGGTGCCGTCGCCGAACCCGACCTGACCTGGTCGGGCGCCGCGCCCGCGCTGGTCAGCGACCCCGCGGCGACCGAGACGACGGTCGCCGCGTTCGCCGGGCACTTCGGGGAGCAGCGCATCCGGACGCTGCCGCTCGTCACCGCCAGCGAGGACGTCGGCCTGTTCGGCGAGGTGCTCAAGGTGCCCACCGTCTTCTGGTTCTGGGGCGGCCTCGACCCGGAGCCGACCGTCGCCGCCTTCCTGGCCGGCCGCGTGGACGACCTCCCCGGCAACCACTCCCCGCACTTCGCCCCGGTCGTCGAGCCCACGCTCAGCACGGGCGTGGAGGCGCTGGTGGTCGCCGCCCACACCTGGCTGAGCCGCTGA
- a CDS encoding GntR family transcriptional regulator: MTSVPTPIPSRTQYVQEEIKHRILTGQLRPGQALVETDLAAQFGVSKTPVREALKTLAGTGLVVMNQYKGVTVRMVDADMAREVYDVRLLLEPEALRRTVRRRASLDAARDALQRAATATDTAQRSLANREFHRALYVPCGNPLLGKMLDEVRDQAALVSAVAWAADPSWEREATEHREILELALAGDAQGASRALRDHIASFVRRAFPETSQALEETGEQDS; encoded by the coding sequence ATGACCTCTGTGCCCACGCCGATCCCCTCCCGTACCCAGTACGTCCAGGAGGAGATCAAGCACCGCATCCTGACCGGCCAGTTGAGGCCAGGGCAGGCCCTGGTGGAGACCGACCTCGCCGCCCAGTTCGGCGTCTCCAAGACACCGGTGCGCGAGGCGCTCAAGACCCTGGCCGGGACCGGGCTCGTCGTGATGAACCAGTACAAGGGCGTCACGGTGCGCATGGTCGACGCGGACATGGCGCGCGAGGTCTACGACGTGCGCCTCCTCCTCGAACCGGAGGCGCTGCGCCGCACCGTGCGCCGCCGGGCCTCCCTCGACGCGGCCCGCGACGCCCTGCAACGAGCCGCCACCGCGACCGACACGGCCCAACGCTCCCTCGCCAACCGGGAGTTCCACCGCGCCCTGTACGTACCGTGCGGCAACCCGCTGCTCGGCAAGATGCTCGACGAGGTCCGCGACCAGGCCGCGCTGGTCTCCGCGGTGGCCTGGGCCGCCGACCCGTCCTGGGAGCGGGAGGCCACCGAGCACCGGGAGATCCTGGAGCTCGCCCTCGCCGGTGACGCCCAGGGCGCCTCGCGCGCCCTGCGCGACCACATCGCGTCGTTCGTGCGGCGGGCCTTCCCCGAAACCTCGCAGGCCCTGGAAGAAACGGGTGAGCAGGACTCATGA